One segment of Pseudomonas asgharzadehiana DNA contains the following:
- a CDS encoding TetR/AcrR family transcriptional regulator, translating to MHKEPRKVREFRRREQEILDTALKLFLEQGEDSVTVEMIADAVGIGKGTIYKHFKSKAEIYLRLMLDYERDLNELLHSADVDRDKEALSRAYFEFRMRDPQRYRLFDRLEEKVVKGHQVPEMVEELHKIRASNFERLTLLIKGRISEGKLEDVPPYFHYCAAWALVHGAVALYHSPFWSNVLEDQEGFFQFLMDIGVRMGNKRKHSSEPAPVEAAPVDAPAT from the coding sequence ATGCACAAAGAACCCCGTAAGGTCCGTGAGTTTCGCCGCCGTGAGCAGGAAATTCTCGACACCGCCCTCAAGTTGTTCCTCGAACAAGGCGAAGACAGCGTCACCGTCGAGATGATCGCGGATGCCGTGGGTATCGGCAAAGGCACCATCTACAAGCACTTCAAGTCCAAGGCCGAAATCTACCTGCGGCTGATGCTCGATTACGAGCGCGACTTGAACGAGCTGCTGCATTCGGCCGATGTGGACAGGGATAAGGAAGCCCTGTCCCGCGCTTATTTCGAGTTCCGCATGCGTGACCCGCAGCGCTATCGTCTGTTCGACCGCCTGGAAGAGAAAGTTGTCAAGGGCCATCAGGTGCCGGAGATGGTCGAGGAGTTGCACAAGATCCGTGCCTCGAACTTCGAGCGTCTGACCCTGCTGATCAAGGGCCGTATCAGCGAAGGCAAGCTTGAAGACGTACCGCCGTATTTCCACTACTGCGCCGCCTGGGCCCTGGTGCACGGTGCCGTGGCGCTGTATCACTCGCCGTTCTGGAGCAATGTGCTGGAAGATCAGGAAGGATTCTTCCAATTCCTGATGGACATCGGCGTACGCATGGGCAACAAGCGTAAGCACAGCAGCGAGCCGGCGCCGGTGGAAGCCGCACCCGTCGACGCGCCTGCCACGTAA
- a CDS encoding GTP 3',8-cyclase MoaA — MIVDRQGRRFRNLRISLTSACNYACTYCVPNGKRLVAAQDELSAEAMARGVAYLIEAAGIDRLRITGGEPLVSPKLEAFMGAVGQMGLSDISLTTNGQLLARKLPLLVDAGIKRINVSLDTLDADAFRGIARGGDLATVLDGMDQARAAGIKIKVNMVPLRGQNLDQVMPLLDYCLERGYELRFIELMRMGHLAKDSNAFLQQFVSLQQLLGLIGEHHEYLQANAPVDATAVRYEVPGKGFFGVIANESVPFCRTCSRLRLSSTGWLHGCLSSSNRHYVGDLLDKPRHQALPALQGLLMKALGDKQEVAFSGGATIMKIIGG; from the coding sequence ATGATCGTTGATCGTCAAGGCAGGCGTTTTCGCAATTTGCGGATCAGCCTGACCTCAGCCTGCAATTATGCGTGTACCTACTGCGTGCCTAACGGCAAGCGGCTGGTGGCTGCTCAGGACGAACTCTCGGCCGAGGCCATGGCCCGTGGCGTGGCGTACCTGATCGAAGCGGCGGGCATCGACCGCCTGCGCATCACGGGCGGTGAGCCGCTGGTGAGCCCCAAGCTGGAAGCCTTCATGGGGGCCGTGGGGCAAATGGGCCTCAGTGATATCAGCCTGACGACCAATGGCCAACTGCTGGCACGCAAACTTCCGCTATTGGTGGATGCGGGTATCAAGCGCATCAACGTTTCCCTCGACACACTAGATGCCGACGCCTTCCGCGGAATCGCCCGGGGCGGCGACCTCGCCACCGTACTTGATGGCATGGACCAGGCTCGCGCGGCCGGAATCAAGATCAAAGTCAATATGGTGCCGTTGCGTGGCCAGAACCTGGACCAGGTCATGCCGCTGCTCGACTACTGCCTGGAGCGCGGCTACGAATTGCGATTTATCGAGTTGATGCGCATGGGCCACCTGGCCAAGGATTCCAATGCGTTCCTGCAGCAATTCGTCAGCCTGCAGCAGCTGCTTGGCTTGATCGGCGAACACCATGAATACCTGCAAGCCAACGCGCCCGTGGATGCCACGGCGGTACGCTACGAAGTACCGGGCAAAGGCTTCTTTGGCGTGATCGCCAACGAAAGCGTGCCGTTCTGCCGCACCTGTTCGCGGCTGCGCTTGTCATCCACCGGGTGGCTGCATGGCTGCTTGTCGTCGAGCAACCGTCACTACGTCGGCGACTTGCTGGACAAACCGCGTCATCAAGCGCTGCCGGCCCTGCAAGGCTTGCTGATGAAGGCGCTGGGCGACAAGCAGGAAGTGGCGTTCTCCGGAGGGGCCACCATCATGAAAATCATTGGCGGCTGA
- the tmk gene encoding dTMP kinase, which yields MTGLFITLEGPEGAGKSTNRDYLAERLRAEGIEVVLTREPGGTPLAERIREVLLAPGEEQMNPDTELLLVFAARAQHLAEVICPALARGAVVICDRFTDSTYAYQGGGRGLSLERIATLETFVQGDLRPDLTLLFDLPVEVGMARASARGRLDRFELEGQAFFDAVRRAFLARAEAEPARYHRLDAARPLAQVQQSIDALLPTLLERARG from the coding sequence GTGACTGGCTTGTTTATTACCCTGGAAGGCCCGGAAGGCGCCGGCAAAAGCACCAACCGCGATTACCTGGCCGAGCGCTTGCGCGCCGAAGGTATCGAAGTGGTGTTGACCCGCGAGCCTGGCGGTACGCCGCTGGCCGAGCGCATTCGTGAAGTGCTGCTTGCCCCAGGCGAGGAACAGATGAACCCGGACACCGAGCTGCTGCTGGTGTTTGCCGCCCGTGCCCAGCACCTGGCCGAGGTGATTTGCCCGGCCCTGGCACGTGGAGCGGTGGTGATTTGCGACCGTTTCACCGATTCTACCTACGCCTACCAGGGAGGTGGTCGTGGCTTGTCTCTGGAGCGTATCGCCACTTTGGAAACCTTCGTGCAGGGCGATCTACGCCCTGACCTGACGTTACTGTTCGACCTGCCGGTGGAAGTCGGTATGGCCCGCGCCAGCGCCCGTGGCCGTCTTGATCGTTTCGAGCTGGAAGGCCAGGCATTTTTCGATGCCGTACGCAGGGCCTTCCTCGCGCGTGCCGAGGCTGAGCCGGCGCGCTATCACCGGCTGGACGCCGCCCGGCCATTGGCCCAGGTGCAGCAAAGCATTGATGCGCTGCTGCCCACGTTATTGGAGCGCGCCCGTGGCTGA
- a CDS encoding TatD family hydrolase translates to MLVDSHCHLDRLDLAQHNGSLDAALQAARQRGVGHFLCIGVSADNAADVKALADRYADVDCSVGIHPLDLKPGEAPALDWLLSELNHPRVVAIGETGLDYHYEPEAAELQQASFRLHLQAAQHTGKPVIIHTRGARADTLALLREAALPQAGVLHCFTEDWDMAKAALDLGFYISLSGIVTFRNADALRDVARQVPADRLLVETDSPYLAPIPYRGKPNLPQYVREVADYLAMLRGEPYERFAEQTTENFKRLFPLARVGG, encoded by the coding sequence ATGCTCGTAGACTCCCATTGCCACCTTGATCGTCTCGACCTCGCCCAGCACAACGGCTCCCTGGATGCAGCGCTGCAAGCCGCTCGCCAGCGTGGGGTAGGGCACTTCCTGTGTATCGGCGTCAGTGCCGACAACGCCGCCGACGTCAAGGCCCTGGCGGACCGTTATGCCGACGTAGACTGCTCGGTGGGTATCCACCCACTGGACCTCAAGCCCGGCGAAGCCCCCGCCCTTGATTGGCTGCTGAGTGAGCTCAACCATCCGCGTGTGGTCGCCATCGGCGAAACCGGCCTGGATTATCACTACGAGCCTGAAGCCGCCGAGTTGCAGCAGGCTTCCTTCCGGTTGCACCTGCAAGCCGCCCAGCACACCGGCAAACCGGTGATCATCCACACCCGTGGCGCCCGCGCCGACACCTTGGCGCTATTGCGCGAAGCCGCCTTGCCCCAGGCCGGTGTGCTGCATTGCTTTACCGAAGACTGGGATATGGCCAAGGCCGCCCTGGACCTGGGGTTCTATATTTCCCTGTCGGGTATCGTCACCTTTCGCAATGCCGATGCCCTGCGTGACGTGGCGCGGCAAGTGCCGGCGGATCGGCTGCTGGTGGAGACCGACTCGCCGTACCTGGCCCCCATCCCTTATCGTGGCAAGCCGAACCTGCCGCAGTATGTGCGCGAGGTGGCGGATTACCTGGCGATGCTGCGCGGTGAGCCTTACGAGCGGTTTGCCGAACAGACCACCGAGAATTTCAAGCGCCTGTTCCCATTGGCCCGCGTTGGCGGGTAA
- a CDS encoding DUF4823 domain-containing protein produces MRSLVLLLASLTLSGCMTVSDMAEGTRYQMSDAGLLDHSDTRRTASVRIQPDSFVFIAQGAFVPPGSAYPRPNVVAEEAFNGFVEYFPMVRRARQPEGLEQALAEARAAGAHYLLYCRFAKADDRIGNADEWADQEALDRVGLDNGVIQIMLIETSTQYLIDTARIRSRGGLLTFHDNKPEDLIARPLAQYARGLLGMGDQ; encoded by the coding sequence ATGCGTAGTCTGGTTTTGTTGCTGGCGTCGTTGACGCTGAGTGGTTGCATGACCGTCAGCGATATGGCCGAAGGCACCCGCTATCAGATGAGCGACGCCGGCTTGCTTGACCATAGCGATACCCGTCGAACCGCATCGGTTCGCATACAACCGGACTCCTTTGTCTTTATAGCCCAAGGCGCTTTCGTGCCGCCGGGCAGCGCCTATCCGCGCCCGAACGTAGTGGCCGAAGAAGCCTTCAATGGCTTCGTTGAGTACTTTCCCATGGTGCGCCGCGCCCGTCAGCCCGAAGGCTTGGAGCAGGCGCTGGCCGAAGCCCGTGCGGCGGGTGCGCACTACTTGCTGTACTGCCGCTTCGCCAAGGCGGATGACCGTATCGGCAACGCCGATGAATGGGCGGACCAAGAGGCCCTGGATCGTGTCGGCCTGGACAATGGTGTTATCCAGATCATGTTGATCGAGACCAGCACGCAGTATTTAATTGATACCGCACGTATCCGCAGTCGTGGCGGTTTACTGACGTTCCACGACAACAAGCCGGAAGACCTGATCGCCCGCCCACTGGCGCAGTACGCACGAGGGCTGCTGGGCATGGGTGATCAGTAA
- a CDS encoding DNA polymerase III subunit delta' has protein sequence MAEAYPWQDSLWQQLAGRAQHAHAYLLHGPIGIGKRDLAERLMASLLCQRPVNLNACGECKSCLLLKAGSHPDNYLLEPEEADKAIKVDQVRDLVSFVVQTAQMGGRKVVLIEPVEAMNINAANALLKSLEEPSGDTVLLLVSHQSSRLLPTIRSRCVQQACPLPSEAMSLQWLGQALPDCSEDERVELLTLAAGSPLAAVKLQAQGVREQRALVVDGVKKLLKQELSATQLAESAWKDIPLLLLFDWFCDWSSLILRYQLTQDENGLGLPDMRKVVQYLAQKSAQEKVLNIQDWILAQRQKVLGKANLNRVLLLEALLVQWVGLLGRR, from the coding sequence GTGGCTGAGGCCTATCCGTGGCAGGACAGCCTTTGGCAGCAGTTGGCCGGCCGTGCCCAGCACGCCCATGCCTACTTGCTGCACGGGCCAATCGGTATCGGTAAGCGCGACCTTGCCGAGCGCCTGATGGCCAGCTTGCTGTGCCAACGCCCGGTCAACCTGAACGCCTGTGGCGAATGCAAATCCTGCCTGCTGCTCAAGGCCGGCAGCCACCCCGATAACTACCTGCTGGAACCCGAGGAAGCCGATAAGGCGATCAAGGTCGACCAAGTGCGCGACCTTGTCAGCTTCGTGGTGCAGACCGCGCAAATGGGCGGGCGCAAGGTGGTGCTGATCGAGCCCGTGGAGGCGATGAATATCAACGCCGCCAACGCCTTGCTCAAAAGCCTGGAGGAACCTTCCGGCGACACCGTGCTGTTGCTGGTGAGCCATCAGTCCAGTCGCTTGCTGCCGACCATTCGCAGCCGTTGCGTGCAGCAGGCGTGCCCCTTGCCCAGCGAGGCTATGAGCTTGCAATGGCTGGGGCAGGCGTTGCCGGACTGCTCCGAAGACGAGCGGGTGGAATTGCTCACCCTGGCAGCCGGCTCGCCTCTGGCCGCAGTAAAGTTGCAGGCCCAAGGCGTGCGCGAGCAACGGGCACTGGTGGTGGATGGCGTTAAAAAGCTGCTCAAGCAGGAACTCTCCGCGACACAACTGGCCGAGAGCGCCTGGAAGGATATTCCACTGCTGTTGTTGTTCGATTGGTTCTGCGACTGGTCGAGCCTGATCCTGCGTTACCAGTTGACCCAGGATGAAAACGGCCTTGGCCTGCCGGATATGCGCAAGGTGGTGCAATACCTCGCGCAGAAAAGCGCCCAGGAAAAAGTACTGAATATTCAGGACTGGATCCTCGCCCAGCGCCAGAAGGTGCTCGGCAAGGCCAACCTCAACCGTGTGCTGTTGCTCGAAGCGCTGCTGGTGCAGTGGGTCGGGTTGCTTGGCCGACGTTAA